The following DNA comes from Synechococcus sp. CC9616.
CCGTTGGGGATGGCACGGCTCCAGTTGGCATTGCTCAGACCAACGACGACGGCATCGAACGGTCTGCTGCGAATCACGCCCTTGCCCACCCAGCCGCCGGCAACGAATTCGGGATCTCTCAGCTTTAACTGCAAATGATGTTGCTCGTGAAGTAGCAATACAGCGAGGTAGACGCCAAATCGTCGAAGCTGCGGCCTTTCCAAGCTTCAGCATCAAGAGGCTCTCCTCACTCTGGTTGCGTTCCAGCCAGAGACATGTGAGCCATGCCGCAGTCAATAAAAACGGTGTCTTCGATCACAAAAAAGCCCCAGACAAGCTGGGGCGCAGTTGACGTCAATTCAGATCAACTGAATGGATCAGTCCCGTCGTCCACCGCCATTGAGAACAATGATCAGGCGCAGGATGAAGATGAACAGGTTGATGTAAGTGAGGTACATGCTCAGGGCGCCGGCCAGGTACTGCTCGTCCTGGTAAGTGCGAGGCATCGTGTAGAAGTCGACGAAAGCCGCACAGACGAAGAGCACGGTGCCGAAGCCCGCGATCATCAGCTCAAAGCTGGTGCCGTGGAACATCGCCGGAGCAAAGATGCCGCCGATGAACTGGACCACCATCGCCAGGATTAAACCGATCAGTCCAAGCCCGACCACTCCCGAAAGGGCCTGGCCGACGCTATCGCTCATCCGGCGCCCCACCACTGAGGCGATCACAAAGGTGATCCCTGTCGCCAGAGCCGCTGTTCCAACAGCACCAATGCCGGCAACCGCTCCAGCAAATGCCACCAGGCCACTCAAGGTGAAGCCGGTGATCAGGCTGTAAACGGCAAGAAGCGGTAAAGCTGTGGAGTTGTTTCCTTTCATCGCCACGTTCTGGGCGACGAAGAAAAGAATCAAATTGCCGATGATCGCCACCCAGAACAGGGGCTGGAACAGCGGCGTTGCCATCAGCGAAAGCCCGCCGATCACCCCGACCGACGTGAGCACCATGCCGCCCCCCACGTAGGGAAGCGCTTTGTTGACCACGTTGGGGCCGACCAGGGCACTCGATTGCGCCTCGCGAATGGCCTGTTGGAAATTGCTGCTGGCTGGCATGTTGACCGAACCATCCATCACTTATGACACTCTGCCAGTGCTGACAAGGGTCTGAGGTGTGGATCCCCCTATCGATGCATTGACCGTGACACTTTGCCGCCGTCCCGCCTGGCATAAGCCTCGACAACCCGTTGCACCAGCTGGTGGCGCACGACATCCGCCGACGTCAGACGACAGACGGCAACACCCTCCACACCATCAAGGACCTCAGAGGCTTCGACAAGACCGCTGAGCTGTCCAAAGGGCAGATCCACCTGGGTGGTGTCACCGGTGACGACCATGCGTGAACGTTCGCCAAGCCTGGTGAGCACCATGCGCATCTGCGCCGGCGTGGTGTTCTGAGCCTCATCGAGGATCACAAACGCCTCACTCAGGGTTCGGCCGCGCATGTAGGCCAGAGGAGCCACTTCAATCACGCCCTTCTCAAGCAGCACCGTGGTTTTTTCAGGACCCAGCAGGGCATGCAGCGCGTCGTAAAGGGGCCTCAGGTACGGATCCACCTTCTGTTGAAGATCGCCTGGCAGGAATCCCAGGCGCTCCCCAGCCTCAACAGCTGGCCTGGTGAGAATCAAGCGCTCCACCTTGCGTTCGGTGAGCATCCGAACCGCAAGAACGGTGGCCAGGAACGTTTTTCCTGTGCCAGCAGGGCCCAGAGCGAAGGTGAGGTCGTGACGCTCCATGGCATCGACGTATTTCTTTTGCCTCAGGGTTCGTGGCCTGAGCAGGTTGCCTCTCTGGCTTCGCGCCAGCACCTGCTCGCCCATGGCGGCATGGTCATCGCCGCGGCCGGTGTTCAAGGCCCCGAGCGCCGTTTGCAGATCCAACGCCGTAATGGCCT
Coding sequences within:
- a CDS encoding Bax inhibitor-1 family protein, with protein sequence MPASSNFQQAIREAQSSALVGPNVVNKALPYVGGGMVLTSVGVIGGLSLMATPLFQPLFWVAIIGNLILFFVAQNVAMKGNNSTALPLLAVYSLITGFTLSGLVAFAGAVAGIGAVGTAALATGITFVIASVVGRRMSDSVGQALSGVVGLGLIGLILAMVVQFIGGIFAPAMFHGTSFELMIAGFGTVLFVCAAFVDFYTMPRTYQDEQYLAGALSMYLTYINLFIFILRLIIVLNGGGRRD
- a CDS encoding PhoH family protein, which translates into the protein MSDDGDNGRFVLDLPDSDAALALAGEAEATLHRLGALTGAGLVLRGLQLVITGRSTQIERAAAVVELVRPIWQDGQAITALDLQTALGALNTGRGDDHAAMGEQVLARSQRGNLLRPRTLRQKKYVDAMERHDLTFALGPAGTGKTFLATVLAVRMLTERKVERLILTRPAVEAGERLGFLPGDLQQKVDPYLRPLYDALHALLGPEKTTVLLEKGVIEVAPLAYMRGRTLSEAFVILDEAQNTTPAQMRMVLTRLGERSRMVVTGDTTQVDLPFGQLSGLVEASEVLDGVEGVAVCRLTSADVVRHQLVQRVVEAYARRDGGKVSRSMHR